In Dehalococcoidia bacterium, a genomic segment contains:
- a CDS encoding methylmalonyl-CoA mutase family protein — MPAGESFQRFQEAEAQWRQETAAAPEEPRHYVTLSNLPVERAYTPLHLRNTDPLQDIGLPGRYPFTRGIHATGYRGKLWTMRMFAGFGTAEETNARFKFLLQHGETGLSTAFDMPTLYGYDTDDPRACGEFGKCGVAVSSLADMEILFDGIPIDQITTSMTITAPAAVIWAMYLVMAEKRGIPWDRLGGTIQNDILKEYIAQNEYVFPPKPSLRLVVDTIEFASRYVPRWNPISISGYHIREAGSTAVQELAFTLADGFTYVEHCLERGLKIDEFAPRLSFFFNVHNDFFEEIAKFRAARRIWARAMRERYGAQNPRSWWLRTHAQTAGVALTAQQPEVNIIRVALQALAAVLGGTQSLHTNSLDEAWALPTEKAVLLALRTQQVIAYETGVAHTVDPLGGSYFVEDLTNRLEQAAQDYFRRIDDLGGVLACIENGFLLREIAEAAYRYQREVEEKKRIIVGVNAYQMNERLEIPLLRVDKEGERRHLERLHTVRGTRSQREVGRALSALRKAARGSDNLMPYILDAVRHYATLGEVMQVLRDEWGEYKPPTIL; from the coding sequence ATGCCTGCAGGGGAGAGCTTCCAGCGCTTCCAGGAGGCGGAAGCGCAGTGGCGGCAGGAGACGGCCGCTGCCCCCGAGGAGCCTCGCCACTACGTTACCTTGTCCAATCTGCCGGTAGAGCGAGCGTATACTCCCCTCCACCTCCGTAACACAGACCCCCTTCAGGACATTGGCCTGCCCGGGCGCTATCCGTTCACGCGGGGCATCCACGCCACGGGCTACAGGGGCAAACTGTGGACCATGCGCATGTTCGCGGGCTTTGGCACAGCGGAGGAGACCAATGCCCGCTTTAAGTTCCTTCTCCAGCACGGGGAGACTGGCCTTTCCACTGCCTTTGATATGCCCACCCTCTACGGCTACGACACCGATGACCCCCGTGCTTGCGGGGAGTTTGGTAAGTGTGGGGTGGCCGTCTCGTCCCTGGCTGATATGGAAATTCTCTTTGACGGGATACCTATTGACCAGATAACCACCTCCATGACTATTACAGCCCCTGCTGCCGTCATCTGGGCTATGTATCTGGTGATGGCGGAGAAGCGGGGCATCCCCTGGGATCGCCTGGGGGGAACCATTCAGAACGACATCTTGAAGGAATACATTGCCCAAAACGAGTATGTGTTTCCCCCGAAGCCATCCCTGCGCCTAGTGGTGGATACCATTGAGTTCGCTTCCCGCTATGTGCCCCGCTGGAACCCCATCAGCATTAGCGGATACCACATCCGCGAGGCGGGCTCTACCGCCGTGCAGGAACTGGCTTTTACTTTGGCAGATGGCTTCACCTATGTGGAGCATTGCCTGGAACGGGGCCTCAAGATAGACGAGTTCGCCCCCCGTTTGAGTTTCTTCTTCAATGTACACAACGACTTTTTTGAGGAGATTGCCAAGTTCCGCGCTGCCCGGCGCATCTGGGCGCGGGCCATGCGTGAGCGCTACGGTGCCCAGAACCCCCGCTCGTGGTGGCTCCGCACCCACGCCCAAACCGCAGGGGTGGCCCTTACCGCCCAACAGCCTGAGGTGAACATCATCCGTGTGGCCCTGCAGGCCCTGGCGGCGGTGCTGGGAGGAACCCAGTCCCTGCACACCAACTCCCTGGACGAGGCGTGGGCTTTGCCCACGGAGAAGGCAGTGCTGTTGGCCCTGCGCACGCAACAGGTCATCGCCTATGAGACGGGTGTCGCTCACACCGTTGACCCCCTGGGGGGCAGTTACTTCGTGGAGGACCTGACCAACCGCCTGGAGCAGGCCGCCCAAGACTACTTCCGCCGGATTGATGACCTTGGTGGGGTGTTGGCTTGCATTGAAAACGGCTTCTTACTGCGGGAGATCGCCGAGGCCGCCTACCGCTACCAGCGGGAGGTGGAGGAGAAGAAGCGCATCATCGTGGGGGTCAACGCCTACCAAATGAATGAGCGTCTGGAAATTCCCCTCCTGCGGGTGGATAAGGAGGGGGAACGCCGCCACCTGGAACGGCTACACACTGTTCGTGGTACCCGTTCCCAGCGGGAGGTGGGGCGCGCTTTGAGCGCTCTGCGCAAAGCCGCCCGCGGCTCCGACAACCTCATGCCGTATATCCTGGACGCCGTGCGCCACTATGCCACCTTGGGCGAGGTGATGCAGGTGCTCCGGGACGAGTGGGGCGAGTATAAGC